The following are encoded in a window of Algiphilus aromaticivorans DG1253 genomic DNA:
- a CDS encoding crotonase/enoyl-CoA hydratase family protein translates to MPSHAVDTVRILRDPPLMEVYIDAPERRNAVDGPTAAGLADAFRAFEADEALSVAILSGEGGHFCAGADLKAVAGDDPQRANRIDAEGDGPMGPSRMQLSKPVIAAISGYCVAGGLELACWCDLRVADTTAVFGVFCRRFGVPLIDGGTVRLPRLIGASRAMDLILTGRAVEATEAETMGLVNRLVPEGEALSAARELARQLAGFPQQCMRGDRASAREQWGMDEQAAISNEFRHGLVTLQSGETRTGAGRFSSGTGRHGAFDDPQQES, encoded by the coding sequence ATGCCTTCGCACGCCGTTGATACCGTCCGCATCCTCCGTGATCCGCCGCTCATGGAGGTCTATATCGATGCGCCCGAGCGCCGTAATGCCGTTGACGGGCCGACTGCCGCGGGGCTGGCGGATGCCTTCCGCGCATTCGAGGCCGACGAGGCGCTGTCGGTTGCTATCCTGAGCGGCGAGGGCGGTCACTTCTGCGCCGGAGCGGACCTCAAGGCCGTCGCGGGCGACGATCCGCAACGCGCCAATCGCATCGATGCCGAGGGCGATGGCCCGATGGGGCCGTCGCGCATGCAGCTATCGAAGCCGGTCATCGCCGCGATCAGCGGCTACTGTGTGGCGGGTGGCCTGGAGCTGGCCTGCTGGTGCGACCTGCGCGTCGCCGACACCACAGCCGTGTTCGGCGTCTTCTGCCGGCGCTTCGGTGTTCCGCTGATCGATGGCGGTACCGTGCGCCTGCCACGCCTGATCGGCGCGAGTCGCGCCATGGATCTGATTCTCACCGGCCGCGCCGTCGAGGCCACCGAAGCCGAGACCATGGGGCTGGTCAATCGGCTGGTGCCAGAAGGCGAGGCACTGAGCGCAGCGCGCGAGCTGGCACGGCAACTCGCTGGCTTTCCACAGCAATGCATGCGCGGCGACCGGGCCAGCGCGCGTGAGCAGTGGGGCATGGACGAGCAGGCTGCCATCAGCAACGAGTTCCGCCATGGGCTCGTCACGCTGCAGTCAGGGGAAACACGCACTGGAGCAGGCCGCTTCAGCAGCGGCACGGGGCGCCACGGTGCTTTCGACGACCCGCAGCAGGAGAGCTGA
- a CDS encoding acyl-CoA dehydrogenase family protein, which produces MNKPQIPLNPDALAATHEVTNQPPPLQDYNAFEGDTALVEAVKREGGAWGIEALRADGARTGSEEVISWGYRANAYKPELQAFDRQGHRIDQVAYHEDYHRLMAHSLQAGIHSSPWADPKPGAHVVRSALQYMHYQVDAGHHCPVTMTFACVPAIRTTPSVAEQWLPGILTADYDPRDIPHTQKRALTVGMGMTEKQGGSDVRINTTSARPVGNGTGPGAVYELLGHKWFTSAPMCDAFLMLAQTEGGLSCFLVPRWREDGSKNPIQVQRLKNKAGNVSNASSEIELRGAQGRMLGEEGRGVPTIIEMVAMTRYDCMVGSTASMRQATAQAIHHCAHREAFGKRLIEQPAMANVLADLQLEVEGALALTMRMGRALDNPDDEHEKLLLRLGLPTGKYWICKRNPNHTYEAMECIGGNGVMDDFIMARLYRDAPINAIWEGSGNVQALDLLRAMSKSPAALEVFLGELEAARGMHDHFDAALDHLHAALSDQEALEHRARDLAERMALCMQASLLLRHGNARVAEAFTASRLGPEHTHNYGVLPRGLDLETIIARGNPLKP; this is translated from the coding sequence ATGAACAAGCCGCAGATTCCGCTAAACCCCGACGCCCTCGCCGCCACGCACGAGGTCACCAATCAGCCACCACCGCTGCAGGACTACAACGCCTTCGAGGGCGACACTGCGCTGGTCGAGGCGGTCAAGCGCGAGGGCGGCGCATGGGGCATCGAAGCGCTACGCGCCGACGGCGCACGCACCGGTAGTGAGGAAGTCATTTCCTGGGGCTACCGCGCCAACGCCTACAAGCCCGAGCTGCAAGCCTTCGACCGGCAGGGCCATCGCATCGACCAGGTCGCCTACCACGAGGATTACCACCGACTGATGGCGCACTCGCTGCAGGCGGGTATCCACAGCTCGCCGTGGGCGGACCCGAAGCCCGGGGCACACGTCGTGCGCTCGGCGCTGCAGTACATGCACTACCAGGTCGACGCCGGCCATCACTGCCCGGTCACCATGACCTTTGCCTGTGTGCCGGCCATCCGCACCACGCCCTCGGTGGCCGAGCAGTGGCTGCCCGGCATCCTCACCGCCGACTACGACCCGCGCGACATCCCGCACACCCAGAAGCGGGCGCTCACCGTCGGCATGGGCATGACCGAGAAGCAGGGCGGCTCCGATGTACGCATCAACACCACCAGCGCTCGGCCCGTCGGCAACGGCACCGGCCCGGGAGCAGTCTATGAACTGCTGGGCCACAAGTGGTTCACCTCGGCGCCCATGTGCGATGCCTTCCTGATGCTGGCGCAGACCGAGGGCGGACTGTCCTGTTTCCTGGTACCGCGCTGGCGCGAGGACGGCAGCAAGAACCCGATCCAGGTCCAGCGTCTGAAGAACAAGGCCGGCAACGTTTCCAACGCCTCCTCGGAAATCGAGCTGCGCGGCGCACAGGGCCGGATGCTTGGCGAAGAAGGCCGCGGCGTGCCCACCATCATCGAGATGGTGGCGATGACCCGCTACGACTGCATGGTCGGCTCGACGGCGAGCATGCGCCAGGCCACCGCCCAGGCAATCCACCACTGTGCACACCGCGAGGCCTTCGGCAAACGCCTGATCGAGCAGCCCGCAATGGCCAACGTGCTGGCCGATCTGCAGCTGGAAGTCGAGGGCGCACTTGCGCTCACCATGCGCATGGGGCGCGCGCTGGACAACCCGGACGACGAGCACGAGAAGCTGCTGCTGCGTCTCGGCCTGCCCACCGGCAAGTACTGGATCTGCAAGCGCAACCCGAACCACACCTACGAAGCCATGGAGTGCATCGGCGGCAACGGCGTCATGGATGACTTCATCATGGCGCGCCTCTACCGCGACGCCCCCATCAACGCCATCTGGGAAGGCTCCGGCAATGTCCAGGCCCTGGATCTGCTACGCGCCATGAGCAAGTCGCCCGCCGCACTGGAGGTCTTCCTCGGCGAACTGGAGGCGGCACGTGGCATGCACGACCACTTTGACGCCGCCCTCGACCACCTGCACGCAGCGCTTTCCGACCAGGAGGCGCTGGAGCACCGCGCCCGCGATCTTGCCGAGCGCATGGCGCTGTGCATGCAGGCCTCCCTGTTGCTGCGCCACGGCAATGCACGCGTCGCGGAAGCCTTCACCGCCTCCCGGCTGGGGCCGGAGCACACCCACAACTACGGCGTGCTACCGCGCGGCCTGGACCTCGAGACCATCATCGCACGCGGCAACCCGCTGAAGCCGTGA
- a CDS encoding PaaX family transcriptional regulator C-terminal domain-containing protein: MSDGSGPAAPTDRRPSTKRLLLDLLLAMDPEPLPARDAVAACSIFGIGESSARVTLTRLSAAGLIDNAERGSYRLSPPAHQLAEEVATWRRIEQRLRSWPGDFVVIHTTALGRSDRPALRRRERAMAMLGFREYRRGLHLRPNNIETDVATIRRRLHTLGLEAEAPVFVASDFGEAVAERLPALWETGKLDRNYRHITARLESWMAQHEALSLEAAARESFLLGGEAIRQLVFDPLLPEPMVDADARRALLQATLRFDALGQRIWRRLYARNDDTNHAT; this comes from the coding sequence GTGAGCGACGGCAGCGGGCCGGCGGCTCCCACGGACCGCCGGCCCAGCACGAAGCGGCTGCTGCTGGATCTGCTGCTGGCGATGGATCCCGAGCCGCTGCCGGCGCGCGACGCCGTGGCAGCCTGTTCCATCTTCGGCATCGGTGAGTCCAGCGCGCGCGTCACACTGACCCGGCTGTCGGCCGCCGGCCTGATCGACAACGCCGAGCGCGGCAGCTATCGCCTCAGCCCTCCCGCGCATCAGCTGGCCGAGGAGGTCGCCACCTGGCGGCGCATCGAGCAACGCCTGCGTTCCTGGCCGGGGGACTTCGTCGTCATTCACACAACCGCCCTCGGCCGCAGCGATCGCCCAGCCCTGCGCCGTCGAGAGCGCGCCATGGCCATGCTCGGCTTTCGCGAGTACCGCCGCGGCCTGCATCTGCGCCCCAACAATATCGAGACCGATGTCGCTACCATCCGCCGCCGCCTGCACACCTTGGGGCTGGAGGCGGAAGCTCCCGTGTTCGTCGCCAGTGACTTCGGCGAAGCCGTCGCCGAGCGACTGCCGGCGCTCTGGGAAACCGGGAAACTGGACCGCAACTATCGCCATATCACCGCGCGGCTGGAATCCTGGATGGCGCAGCATGAAGCGCTGAGCCTAGAGGCGGCGGCGCGCGAATCCTTCCTGCTCGGCGGCGAGGCCATCCGCCAACTCGTCTTCGACCCCCTGCTCCCCGAGCCCATGGTCGACGCCGACGCGCGGCGCGCACTGCTGCAGGCAACGCTGCGCTTCGACGCCCTCGGCCAGCGCATCTGGCGGCGCCTCTACGCGCGCAACGACGACACCAACCACGCTACCTGA
- a CDS encoding crotonase/enoyl-CoA hydratase family protein: MTEPTTMTYERDGRVARITLNRPERGNGITMELPRELAACVERANLDTGVHVIALSGRGSGFCGGYDLVESAEGQAGGDDSAARPAGTVLDPELQQHNHDPDQTWDPIADYAMMSRNVKGFMSLFHSEKPVVCKVHGFCVAGGTDMALCSDLLVIADDAKIGYPPARVWGSPTTSMWFHRLGLEKAKRLLFTGDCLSGKEAVEWGLAIESAPAEALDERFEALLARIARMPVNQLVMMKLLLNQSVMQQGLHTAQMLGTVFDGITRHTPEGYAFQQRAAEAGFKQAVRERDEPFGDFGMSTFKG, encoded by the coding sequence ATGACTGAACCGACCACGATGACCTACGAGCGCGACGGCCGCGTTGCGCGTATCACGCTGAATCGCCCCGAGCGCGGCAACGGCATCACCATGGAGTTGCCGCGCGAGCTGGCGGCCTGTGTCGAGCGCGCCAATCTCGATACCGGTGTGCATGTCATTGCGCTCTCGGGACGGGGCAGCGGCTTCTGCGGCGGCTACGACCTCGTCGAGTCGGCCGAGGGCCAGGCCGGCGGCGACGACAGCGCGGCGCGTCCGGCAGGCACGGTGCTTGATCCCGAGCTGCAGCAGCACAACCACGACCCGGACCAGACCTGGGATCCGATAGCCGACTACGCCATGATGAGCCGCAACGTGAAAGGCTTCATGAGCCTGTTTCACAGCGAGAAGCCGGTGGTCTGTAAGGTCCATGGCTTCTGCGTGGCGGGTGGCACCGATATGGCGCTGTGCTCGGATTTGCTCGTCATCGCCGACGACGCCAAGATCGGCTACCCGCCGGCGCGCGTCTGGGGCTCTCCGACCACCTCCATGTGGTTCCACCGACTCGGCCTGGAGAAAGCCAAGCGCCTGCTCTTTACTGGGGACTGCCTCTCCGGCAAGGAAGCGGTCGAATGGGGGCTGGCGATTGAGTCGGCGCCGGCTGAGGCGCTCGACGAGCGCTTCGAGGCGCTGCTCGCGCGTATCGCGCGCATGCCGGTGAACCAGCTCGTCATGATGAAGCTTCTGCTCAACCAATCCGTCATGCAGCAGGGGCTGCACACGGCGCAGATGCTGGGCACCGTTTTTGACGGTATCACCCGCCACACGCCGGAGGGCTATGCCTTCCAGCAGCGCGCTGCAGAGGCGGGTTTCAAGCAGGCCGTGCGCGAGCGTGACGAGCCCTTTGGCGACTTCGGCATGTCCACCTTCAAGGGCTGA